In Naumovozyma dairenensis CBS 421 chromosome 2, complete genome, the following are encoded in one genomic region:
- the NDAI0B06070 gene encoding uncharacterized protein (similar to Saccharomyces cerevisiae YER034W; ancestral locus Anc_3.532), translated as MDSYNLKKENRKKFSENQRSKNRHATQSDRKYKAINKQKQQQQQQLQEKEKEGQDTVVEEKEPPSNAYRYHEDIDLAFEELLIDDNDNLEINKKLKNVLNKRVNNDDTDELLEQTKVDKPLTKKMLDNLDIKSLNNLLKPSLRSLDNADAGREHLNNNKDANDDDQSATIEQQQQQLPSPRMSNERAPNKTNAATSNTLLPSELTEEQSFLDSLL; from the coding sequence ATGGATTCTtataatttgaagaagGAGAATCGGAAGAAGTTCAGTGAGAATCAACGATCCAAGAATCGTCATGCGACTCAAAGTGATAGGAAATATAAAGCCATAAACAAAcagaaacaacaacaacagcaacaattacaagaaaagGAGAAAGAAGGACAAGACACCGTTGTCGAAGAAAAGGAACCACCTTCCAATGCGTATCGATATcatgaagatattgatttggcctttgaagaattattgatTGATGACAATGATAACCTTGAGATtaacaagaaattgaaaaatgtgTTGAATAAAAGAGtcaataatgatgatactgATGAGTTATTAGAACAAACAAAAGTTGACAAGCCATTAACCAAGAAGATGTTAGATAATCTAGATATCAAAAGTTTAAACAATCTGTTGAAGCCGAGTTTAAGGTCTTTGGATAATGCCGACGCGGGGAGAGAGCACctaaataacaataaagaTGCCAATGATGACGACCAGTCTGCCACCatagaacaacaacaacaacagctGCCATCGCCTAGAATGAGTAATGAGAGGGCTCCCAATAAGACCAATGCTGCAACTAGTAATACCTTACTACCATCAGAATTAACGGAAGAACAAAGTTTCTTAGATAGTCTGTTGTAG
- the EDC2 gene encoding Edc2p, with product MPMNKNIPISISMSMNKFKQQSLPNGQKPNFGHSPSHSHSHAHAHAHSHAHLNQHPNTHSSSYTKGAVTNFNSVIHQKKTHNNENNRNKNYFKNSKNNDNNNNNNNNNILYYYPSPLHSSTSSSSSISSSPSFSQPNTSFAGSTFANNIPLESSLPKPSFV from the coding sequence atgcCTATGAATAAGAACATCCCTATTTCTATCTCTATGTCTATGAATAAATTCAAGCAACAATCTTTACCAAATGGCCAAAAACCTAATTTTGGTCATTCTCCTTCTCATTCACATTCTCATGCACACGCACACGCACACTCACACGCACATCTAAACCAGCATCCAAATACTCATTCCTCTTCTTATACTAAAGGGGCAGTGACAAACTTTAACAGTGTTATTcatcaaaagaaaactCACAACAATGAGAACAATAGGAACAAAAACTAtttcaagaattcaaaaaataacgataataataataataataataataataatatattatattattatccttCACCATTGCATTCGTCTAcgtcatcatcttcatctatCTCATCGTCGCCATCATTTAGTCAACCTAATACATCTTTTGCAGGTAGTACATTTGCAAATAATATACCATTAGAATCAAGTCTACCAAAACCTAGTTTTGTTTGA
- the KRE29 gene encoding Smc5-Smc6 complex subunit KRE29 (similar to Saccharomyces cerevisiae KRE29 (YER038C); ancestral locus Anc_3.537) has product MDKKTTQSKIQQDNTSSDSSLDELLEDDEDDEDETEEDDFILSKIIKQKPLKDVFQDNDDDDDDDDNERKKRKRINPLGYLNNKSKFIPIKQFDLGKNYDTKIVSSMEKLNELIDLANNSPIKSSVVDLAFDKSKKTYEERLKLVGTRINDSLIDMILKEHISFKYKDWHFIDTNYDPMIISEIFDDDELTFFNLNKLKIAEMIKLKIPNLNEFMIKCGCNMTKLNSLRISSTLSENNVIETFNQYDNFVEICPMEDIMKFLCYYDDDPNFIKIFICFILDRKVYETLFLDSICCTNIYQNVILKRTPQQKAEIGVDTSEIIRESNDENENNSDEIQMNKGNFIKIYFEVVDRENYLLHYRLIRLIPELQKDIINHLFENTVKNGNGGDDNIRIVEEFNNLFDNKQYHKLLYYILLIYGSDLMPFGHNKTTEYFKDCIYDMTVEGNNEVELSILKGILNIFYKITDKIVDVNDANFIRFRQYSE; this is encoded by the coding sequence GGAtgaaactgaagaagatgacTTTATATTGAGTAAAATAATCAAACAGAAACCACTAAAAGATGTCTTCCAAGACAATGATGACgacgacgatgatgatgataacgaACGGAAAAAGCGCAAACGTATCAATCCTTTGGgttatttgaataataaatccaaattCATTCCGATAAAGCAATTTGATCTTGGTAAGAATTATGATACAAAGATTGTTTCTAGTATGgagaaattgaatgaattgattgatttagCGAATAATTCTCCCATCAAATCATCCGTAGTGGATTTAGCATTTGATAAGTCTAAAAAAACCTATGAAGAACGATTAAAGTTAGTAGGAACTCGAATTAATGattcattgattgatatgattttaaaagaacatatttcatttaaatataagGATTGGCATTTCATTGACACTAACTATGATCCTATGATAATTAGTGAAAtttttgatgatgatgaattaacatttttcaatttaaataaattgaaaattgcagaaatgattaaattgaaaattccaaatttaaatgaatttatgATTAAATGTGGATGTAATATGACTAAATTGAATAGTCTACGAATTTCTAGTACACTAAGTGAGAATAATGTTATAGAGACATTTAATCaatatgataattttgttgAAATATGTCCCATGGAagatataatgaaatttttatgttattatgatgatgatccaaattttattaaaattttcatttgtttcataTTAGATAGGAAAGTTTATGAAACTTTATTTTTGGATTCTATTTGTTGTACcaatatttatcaaaatgTTATACTCAAACGAACGCCACAACAAAAAGCTGAAATCGGTGTAGACACGAGTGAAATAATACGAGAGAgcaatgatgaaaatgagaaTAATTCTGATGAGATACAAATGAATAAAggaaattttattaaaatatatttcgaAGTTGTCGATAGAGAGAATTATTTACTTCATTATAGATTAATTCGATTAATACCTGAATTACAGAAAGacataataaatcatttatttgaaaataccGTTAAGAATGGTAATGGTggtgatgataatataagGATTGTTGAAGAGtttaataatttgtttGATAATAAGCAATAtcataaattattatattacatattattaatttatgGTAGTGATTTGATGCCATTTGGACATAATAAGACTActgaatatttcaaagattgCATATATGATATGACCGTGGAAGGTAATAATGAAGTGGAATTATCCATATTAAAGGggatattgaatattttctataaGATTACTGACAAAATTGTTGATGTTAATGATGCTAATTTTATTAGGTTCCGTCAATACAGCGAATAG